One Phaseolus vulgaris cultivar G19833 chromosome 2, P. vulgaris v2.0, whole genome shotgun sequence DNA window includes the following coding sequences:
- the LOC137809556 gene encoding uncharacterized protein, which produces MSIRNLSPDVAMHHMLTALRPGPFDNLCMQPADSLDELRKRATKYMQLEELREFRNQAHAEAGGERKEEKDRQARPIQRTDRRRENRDRPIRFSRYTPLTAERGRILDEALNAELIPPPRKVASPNNADRRKQCRYHQNTGHSTDECQALKDKIEELIQAGHLRRFVRNGRDPPGRADPPRRTRSPQRGRENQNNRGDRQPARADPPQRDDPPMEADRRGNREVINTIAGGFAGGGSTNNARKKHLRAVHQVNAVAFRPRMPPITFTDDDFKGVDYRQQDDPMVIAVDID; this is translated from the coding sequence ATGAGCATCCGAAATCTGAGTCCGGATGTCgccatgcaccacatgctgacgGCCCTGCGCCCGGGGCCCTTTGACAACCTATGCATGCAGCCGGCCGACAGCCTGGACGAGCTGAGAAAGAGAGCCACTAAGTACATGCAGCTGGAGGAGCTAAGAGAGTTCCGCAACCAGGCCCATGCCGAGGCCGGCGGAgagagaaaggaagaaaaagaccgACAGGCTCGGCCGATACAGAGAACGGACCGGCGCCGGGAAAATCGAGACCGACCGATCCGTTTCTCGAGGTATACACCCCTAACGGCCGAGCGGGGAAGGATTCTGGACGAAGCCCTTAACGCCGAGCTGATCCCTCCCCCAAGGAAGGTGGCCAGCCCAAATAACGCCGACCGGAGGAAGCAGTGTCGGTACCACCAGAACACCGGACACTCAACCGACGAGTGTCAGGCCCTTAAGGACAAGATAGAGGAACTTATCCAGGCTGGGCATCTCCGCCGGTTCGTCAGGAACGGCCGAGACCCACCAGGCCGGGCGGATCCTCCCAGGCGGACGAGGTCACCTCAGCGCGGCcgagaaaaccaaaacaacagAGGCGACCGACAACCCGCAAGGGCCGATCCCCCTCAAAGAGACGACCCCCCCATGGAGGCCGATAGGAGAGGTAACCGAGAGGTTATCAACACTATAGCCGGCGGCTTCGCCGGGGGAGGAAGCACGAACAACGCCCGAAAGAAGCACCTCCGGGCAGTACATCAGGTAAACGCTGTGGCGTTCCGACCGAGAATGCCACCCATCACATTCACGGACGATGACTTCAAGGGCGTAGACTACCGCCAGCAGGACGACCCGATGGTGATAGCGGTCGACATAGATTGA